ACCGGCATCGAAAAGCAGGTAATTGATGAGAAGCTTCAGGAAGCGAAAGAACCATTTGTTTTAGAGGATCAGGTAATCTTAGAACTCGATGACAGGCAGATTAAAGCCGTCAATGATTTGCGCATACCGGGGATTATTGCTGTTAAAAAACGATTTGCCGGTGTACCGTCCGTGGCGAATCATCTTTTAGGCACATTAACCCTTGATAAGGGAGAAATCGACTCGGTTCATGCAAACGGAAGCACATCTAGTTCTGTTGATTACCGCACAAGGGTGGGAAGAACAGGGTTGGAGAAAGCATTTCAGCTCTTTTTGAAGGGTAATGGGACAAAACGTCTGCTATATCATAAAGCGGCTAATGGGCTGCCGCTCTTTGGAGTCGATATTCGCTATCTGGATACGAGCGGCTCTGGAGAAAGGGTAAATATCCAGACGACCATTGATACAGCTATTCAAAAGCTGGCGGAAGAGACAGTGAAGAGCCATAGAATGAAAAAGGGCGGAATTGTTATTATTGATATTCAAACTAGTGACATCCTTGCAATGGTGTCTACGCCTTTATTAAATGAAAAGGACATGAATGATGAGGGGAATATCAATCAAATGCTCCTTCCGCAAACGCCAGGCTCTATATTCAAAACGGTCATTGCAGCCGCAGCGATTGAGGAAGGCTTAGAGCTTGAAGGGAGAACCTTTAATGGGAATCTTGATCATTTAGACCGAGAAGTGAGCGGAGAGACAGGCAGGCGGCTTGGCAGTGTCACTTTCGAAAAAGGGTTTGCCTTAAGTTCTAATCAAGTATTCGGAGTGCTCGGCAAAGAACTCGCAAGGGAAAATCCAGACCTGATAGAAAGTTATGCCCGAAAATTAGGGTTATTGGGCTTGAATGGCTGGTCAGGAAGCGTTTTTCACACCCCTGTTCTAAATCAATTGCCGGAAGAACGGAAAGGGAGTGTATGGAAGGATGATTCCATGAAGGAAGATCCTAACTTCGTGGCGAATACTTCAATAGGGCAATTAGATGTGAAGATAACCCCGCTTGCTGCTGCAAATATGATGGCGACCATTGCCAGAGGAGGCGAGCGGATGCAAGTGCGGGCTGCATCGAGAGCCGTTGATGATAATGGGCTTACACTAGCCAAATTCACGCCCCAGGCGGCTGATGAGCAAGAAATCTCATCTGTAACGGCAAGCAAGCTCCAGCAATTACTGCGAGGGGTTGTCATTGCGGAGGGACCCAATACAACGGCAGGAAAGCTGAAATCAGCCAAATATGAAGTGGCGGGCAAGAGTGGTACAGCAGAAGTCGGGGATAAGAACAGTCATAAATATAATAAATGGTTTGTCGGTTATTTTCCGTTCCAGCAACCAAAGTATGCGATGGCTGTAGTAGACCTTGAGACAGGGGAGCAATCAGGCTCCATTAGTTCTATCTATCTTGAGCTTGTCAATGGAATACATGACTTACATACAAAGGGAATGAAGAATTCTCAAAAGATTGAATAACTTTTAGGGTGAAGAAATCCATGTTAAAATAGTGTTTATTCAAACATAGGCGAGGAGGAAGGGTTTGTGGGAAAAGAACGTTATTCCTCACGGGTGGCAAAACGTAAAGATAAAAAGGTTAACAAAATCTATAATATCTTAATAAGTGTAGTAGTGTTATTGATTGTAGTGGTCGGTGCTGTTATTTTCCTTGGTGGTAATGATGATCAGCCAACCAGCAATGATACGCAAACTGCCTCGAACACAGCCGATAATGATGAGGGCGAATCGGATAAGGATACTGAAACAAACAATGATGAGAATGATACGGCAACAGATTCTGAAGGCGGACAAACAGACCCGAATGAGTCCAGTGATGATACTTCCAGTGATTCAGACAAGGATGCGTCTGAGGAAAAGGAGCCGGCTGATTCTGAGGATGAGGAGAAAGAATCAGAGATTACAGAAGAAACTCCTTCCGACAGCAATGTAGAAAAAGCCTATACAGACCCCGCCTGGGAACCGGTTGGTACAGAGCAGTCGGGTGAGCATGTAACCCAGTATGAACAAGGTTCTGTTGACTGGCAGGAGATGGAGAAAGCTCTTGCCTATGGAGCGGGTATTAGTGAGGGCGACATGAAGGTCTACTGGCTAGGTAATGGCGGCTCGCCTGACACAGCTGTCGGCACCGTCAGTCCAAATGACGATTCAGAGACCTACCGTGTTCATATTCAATGGGTCGACGGCCAAGGCTGGAAGCCGACAAAGGTTGAAAAGTTAAAGGTAAACGATAAGAAATAACGATTCAATTCAATGGTCCGGGTTTCCCGAGCGTTTGGAAACCCGGCTTTTTCTATGGCAAGATAAGCAGGAGGGGAAATCAGATGGAATTCTCATTAGAGTTGATTGAGGATAAGATTGAGATTTTTGAAGCATCAAGCCCAAAGGCACTCGAAAAACAAATTGAGAAACAGATTAACCATAATAAGGCAATTATGCTGACTGTAAATACGGTTTCCTATCAAATTTATACGAGCCCGGAAGGAAAGCCAACTTACTCGGCAGCCGTTCATTTTAAGCTGAAGAAGCTATAAAGAATACATAGGATAAAAAGGAGCGATTAGGCTATGAAGATTGCTATTATTGGAGCAATGGAAGAAGAAGTTGCAGTATTGAGAGAAAAGATAGAAGAGAGTGAATCAGTGGTCATTGCCAATACGGAATATACGTCAGGGAAGATGCATGGCGCGGATGTCATCCTCCTCAAATGCGGTATAGGGAAAGTGAATGCTGCGATGGGAACAGCAGTGTTATTGGAGAAATTCAAGCCTGACTTCATCATTAATACTGGTTCAGCGGGTGGATATAACCCTGACTTAAACGTAGGGGATATCGTCATTTCAACTGAGGTGAGACATCATGATGTCGATGTGACTGCCTTTGGTTATGAATATGGACAAGTGCCAAAGCTTCCAGCTGGCTTTATGGCAGATGAGAAGCTTGTGGAAATCGCGGCAAGGATAGCGGAAGGAATCGAGGGTGTACAGGCTGGCAAAGGGCTGATTGTTACTGGAGATGTGTTTATGTCAGATCCTGCGCGCGCTGATTTTGTCAGAGGACAATTCCCGCAGCTTCAGGCCGTAGAAATGGAAGCGGCTGCGATTGCCCAGGTTGCCTACCAGTTTGGTGTACCTTTTGTCGTAACCCGAGCTTTGAGCGATATTGCAGGAAAAGAAAGTGACGTTTCCTTTGACCAATTCCTTGATCAGGCGGCACGTCACTCTGCACACCTAGCGATGGAAATGGTCAAAGAGTTAGCGAAATAAAGAAAACTTCGCTGGCAAGACTGTCACTAATTACATGTATGGCAAGCGGCTTCTTCATGATAAGATTAGGCTAACTTCTATGTGGAGAGGAGTTTCGCCATGAAAGAGAAAATAGAAGATTACAAACGCTTTGCGGTCACGCTTTTAATCGTGAGCTTCTTCTTCTTCATCGGGTCCGTACTCCCGAAAGAAGGCTTAAGCATATCAACGAGGGAAGCATTAGTCGCGGCAACGACAGCCGCATTGACTGGGTCTATTATCTGCTTTTCTTTATCTGCCAAGTATCAAAAGAAGCTGGATAATGAAGAGTTTTAATCATATATCCCCATAGGTCCTACATTAACTTGTTGAACCTATGGGGATTTTTTAATTCTAATAAGTAAGTTGTTAAGTCCACTGGGGTATATTTTAAAAAATTGAAAAAATATTCAATTACCTATTTACTTAGCAGTTGTTGTTGGATATAATTTACATGTAAATAAATTCAAGAGGAGGTCGAACACAATGATTCGTCACGTAGCTCATATGGTTCAAGTTAAACCTAATTTCATATTGCAAGTTCGGCCGCTGTCTTAGGTATTCCCACGAAAGTTCATTTCGTTACGATGCAAGCAATCCGCAGCGCTGAATGATGCTCTGCGGCTTTTTTACGCCTTAATAACGATAATAGGGAAAATGATCCCTGTTTGTAACCGCAGAGCGAATCTGCGGTTTTTTGCTTGTTTAAAGGCAGATTCGTGTGAATGCTTAAAGAAAAGGAGGTTTTTTTGTGAAGGTTTTCATGGCTGCTAAAGATGGATTAATGAAGAGTACTTTAAAAGGAGGAGGTGAATATACATGAGGATTAATATGATACTGTTTACAATCATGATTGAGGCTAACAAACTGAATTGCGAAGATTATAAGCAAATGAACGCGGTAAAAAATGAAATGCTTGACCGTAAAGCGGATAATTTTAATAAATTGTTCTAAGGTTGTGTGAAAAAATCTAAATCTAATGGAAAGAAGGGATTAAATATGAAAAGCGTCCTACTTGTTGTTCCATCTAAAATTTTCTGGATTTATAAAGATAGCGCATAAATTCGGTTAAGGGCACAATGGTGTGGGAGAATTCTCGAAATTCTTCTTCGTCTATTGTCCAATTTCAAGGGAATTTGATTGTCCTATAAGTGACTTTTTCTAGAATAGGACGTCTCTAAAAGAAAAACTTATGCCCCGACAGGCATAAGTTTTTTGTTTACTTGAGGGGCGGACCATAATAACCTCCTCCAAAGAAGACCCAAAAGCCAAAGATGAACAGGAGAATAAACAAGATAATTAATATGGCATAGCCTGCTCCGAATCCTCCCCGACAAGGAGGCGGCGGGCAGAAGCCTGGCCCATATCCGGGCCCGCCAAATCCATAAGGGTACATAGAATCCCCTCCTTATATTTTAATTACTGACAGTGTATGGGTTAGAAGGAGTTAGAGTTTGGGCGAATGACGGATATCCGCTAATTTTCAACCGTACATGCAAGAACTAGTTCCTCTTGTCATACATATCTAGTAGGCGACCTGGTTGAATAAAGGGAGGAGATGATTCATTTGACAGGATTAATGGCAGCTTTTGGATATTTCATCAAGGAATTGGTCTTTCTCGTTTCTTATGTCAAGAACAACGCCTTCCCACAGCCATTGTCGGCTAGTGAGGAGAGAGCATGCCTTGAAAAGATGGCCCAAGGGGATGCTGAAGCCCGCAACCTCCTGATTGAGCATAATTTAAGGCTCGTGGCTCATATCGTTAAGAAGTTTGAAAACACGGGAGAAGATACGGAGGATTTAATTTCCATTGGCACAATCGGATTGATCAAGGCAATTGAGTCCTATTCATCTGGCAAAGGCACGAAATTAGCTACATATGCGGCCCGCTGCATAGAGAATGAAATATTGATGCATCTGAGAGTCATTAAAAAGACGAAGAAGGATGTATCTCTTCATGACCCGATTGGTCAAGACAAAGAAGGAAATGAGATATCTTTGCTGGATATCCTGAAATCGGAATCAGAGGATGTCATTGATACGATTCAATTGAATATGGAGCTTGAAAAGGTGAAGAAATACATTGATGTCCTTGATGACCGGGAAAAGGAAGTAATTGTCGGCCGATTTGGGCTTGATTTGAAAAAGGAGAAGACTCAACGAGAAATTGCAAAGGAATTGGGTATTTCAAGAAGCTATGTCTCAAGGATTGAAAAGCGCGCATTAATGAAAATGTTTCATGAATTTTACCGGGCTGAAAAAGAAAGAAGGAAGCAAAAATAGCACTAAACGGACAAATCTACCTGTCCGTTTTTTTTGCGTTCAAGGAAATAATAAGAGTACGCGAGAAGGAGACGATTGAGGTGGTTTTAACTTGTATAAGAAAGAGTCCTTGTATGGACGTTTTTCACGAAAGGTAATTAATCAGTCAAAAACAATTCTCGTTTTATGGGTATTC
This DNA window, taken from Pradoshia eiseniae, encodes the following:
- a CDS encoding DUF2536 family protein, which translates into the protein MEFSLELIEDKIEIFEASSPKALEKQIEKQINHNKAIMLTVNTVSYQIYTSPEGKPTYSAAVHFKLKKL
- the sigK gene encoding RNA polymerase sporulation sigma factor SigK, translated to MTGLMAAFGYFIKELVFLVSYVKNNAFPQPLSASEERACLEKMAQGDAEARNLLIEHNLRLVAHIVKKFENTGEDTEDLISIGTIGLIKAIESYSSGKGTKLATYAARCIENEILMHLRVIKKTKKDVSLHDPIGQDKEGNEISLLDILKSESEDVIDTIQLNMELEKVKKYIDVLDDREKEVIVGRFGLDLKKEKTQREIAKELGISRSYVSRIEKRALMKMFHEFYRAEKERRKQK
- a CDS encoding YrrS family protein, producing MGKERYSSRVAKRKDKKVNKIYNILISVVVLLIVVVGAVIFLGGNDDQPTSNDTQTASNTADNDEGESDKDTETNNDENDTATDSEGGQTDPNESSDDTSSDSDKDASEEKEPADSEDEEKESEITEETPSDSNVEKAYTDPAWEPVGTEQSGEHVTQYEQGSVDWQEMEKALAYGAGISEGDMKVYWLGNGGSPDTAVGTVSPNDDSETYRVHIQWVDGQGWKPTKVEKLKVNDKK
- a CDS encoding peptidoglycan D,D-transpeptidase FtsI family protein; translated protein: MRKRVLFTAVTILLVLGVFIAKLAQIQLVQTKDYSKHGINLLENSVQQRIDEISLDDGRGGFLDNRGNPISYQEKAVLVLFPFVRNLRWPKEKLSAITGIEKQVIDEKLQEAKEPFVLEDQVILELDDRQIKAVNDLRIPGIIAVKKRFAGVPSVANHLLGTLTLDKGEIDSVHANGSTSSSVDYRTRVGRTGLEKAFQLFLKGNGTKRLLYHKAANGLPLFGVDIRYLDTSGSGERVNIQTTIDTAIQKLAEETVKSHRMKKGGIVIIDIQTSDILAMVSTPLLNEKDMNDEGNINQMLLPQTPGSIFKTVIAAAAIEEGLELEGRTFNGNLDHLDREVSGETGRRLGSVTFEKGFALSSNQVFGVLGKELARENPDLIESYARKLGLLGLNGWSGSVFHTPVLNQLPEERKGSVWKDDSMKEDPNFVANTSIGQLDVKITPLAAANMMATIARGGERMQVRAASRAVDDNGLTLAKFTPQAADEQEISSVTASKLQQLLRGVVIAEGPNTTAGKLKSAKYEVAGKSGTAEVGDKNSHKYNKWFVGYFPFQQPKYAMAVVDLETGEQSGSISSIYLELVNGIHDLHTKGMKNSQKIE
- the mtnN gene encoding 5'-methylthioadenosine/S-adenosylhomocysteine nucleosidase, with the protein product MKIAIIGAMEEEVAVLREKIEESESVVIANTEYTSGKMHGADVILLKCGIGKVNAAMGTAVLLEKFKPDFIINTGSAGGYNPDLNVGDIVISTEVRHHDVDVTAFGYEYGQVPKLPAGFMADEKLVEIAARIAEGIEGVQAGKGLIVTGDVFMSDPARADFVRGQFPQLQAVEMEAAAIAQVAYQFGVPFVVTRALSDIAGKESDVSFDQFLDQAARHSAHLAMEMVKELAK
- a CDS encoding YrhC family protein, giving the protein MKEKIEDYKRFAVTLLIVSFFFFIGSVLPKEGLSISTREALVAATTAALTGSIICFSLSAKYQKKLDNEEF